From Luteolibacter yonseiensis, the proteins below share one genomic window:
- a CDS encoding putative manganese-dependent inorganic diphosphatase, with protein sequence MPAFYVIGHKNPDTDAICSAIGYASLLRAVGEEPNALAARCGEISQRTKWVLERAGLDAPMMLTDVRVNSGMICHRKIIKVSVSDTFLTAYRRMLAAEIRCVPVEDDEGNLVGILRYFDLLKLLLPADTEGLSVRTVHVSLAKLADTLNAESLGALLPPSEFEEDLILLVGASSQTTVDKRLKQAVAEGNVGKFLVICGDRPIVQRYAIDHGARALFVTGGNPVSGEILAYAARKGVVVLRCHQDTASASTLIRCSRTVRHVMEKNFLTVGATEPVSRLRKRLSTVDQDLFPVVEHTGGKMIGVLSKSDLVDPPRIRLALVDHNEYAQAVNGIEEAEITEVIDHHRLAGDLVSREPIRYLNEPVGSTCTLVGRKFFHRGLMPAPSVAMCLCAGIVSDTLCLTSPTTTLLDREMLTWLSGVAGVDPKKFTDEFFGVGSLIANGTPDEILNADRKEFSEQGLSVSISQVEERDLHGFAARREELETALRELFIHQKYDLAVLAVTDVALHHSMILAIGQESAVSKLPFERMDETLFHAPGVVSRKRQIFPAVCEAIQLSR encoded by the coding sequence ATGCCTGCTTTCTACGTCATCGGTCATAAAAATCCGGACACCGACGCCATTTGCTCGGCAATCGGCTACGCCTCACTCCTCCGAGCCGTGGGCGAGGAACCGAACGCGCTGGCGGCACGCTGTGGTGAGATTTCCCAACGGACGAAGTGGGTTCTGGAACGCGCCGGGCTGGATGCGCCGATGATGCTCACGGACGTACGGGTGAATTCCGGCATGATCTGTCACCGCAAGATCATCAAGGTGAGCGTCTCGGACACCTTCCTCACGGCATACCGCCGCATGCTCGCTGCCGAAATCCGTTGCGTGCCGGTGGAGGATGACGAAGGCAACCTGGTGGGCATCCTGCGGTATTTCGATCTCCTCAAGCTCCTGCTGCCCGCCGACACGGAAGGCCTGAGCGTGCGGACGGTCCATGTCTCCCTCGCCAAACTGGCGGATACCCTCAATGCGGAAAGCCTCGGCGCGCTGCTGCCGCCATCCGAATTCGAGGAGGATCTGATCCTGCTCGTCGGCGCCTCGTCCCAAACCACCGTGGACAAACGTCTCAAGCAGGCGGTCGCGGAAGGAAATGTCGGCAAATTCCTCGTCATCTGCGGCGACCGGCCGATCGTCCAGCGCTATGCCATCGATCACGGAGCCCGCGCGTTGTTCGTGACGGGTGGCAATCCGGTTTCCGGAGAAATACTCGCCTACGCGGCCCGCAAGGGAGTGGTCGTGCTGCGCTGCCATCAGGACACCGCCAGCGCTTCCACCCTCATCCGGTGCTCCCGCACGGTCCGCCACGTGATGGAGAAAAATTTCCTCACCGTGGGAGCCACCGAGCCGGTTTCCCGCCTGCGGAAACGCCTGTCCACAGTCGACCAGGATTTGTTTCCGGTGGTCGAGCACACGGGCGGAAAAATGATCGGCGTCCTTTCGAAGTCCGACCTCGTCGATCCACCGCGCATCCGGCTCGCGCTGGTGGATCACAATGAATACGCGCAGGCCGTCAACGGCATCGAGGAAGCGGAGATCACCGAGGTCATCGACCACCACCGCCTCGCCGGGGACCTGGTTTCCCGCGAGCCGATCCGCTATCTCAACGAACCCGTCGGCTCGACCTGCACGCTCGTCGGCCGGAAATTCTTCCATCGCGGCCTGATGCCCGCCCCCAGCGTGGCGATGTGCCTGTGCGCGGGGATCGTCTCGGACACGCTCTGCCTCACCTCCCCCACCACCACCCTGCTCGACCGTGAGATGCTCACCTGGCTCAGCGGCGTGGCCGGGGTGGATCCCAAAAAGTTCACCGACGAGTTCTTCGGCGTGGGATCTCTCATCGCCAATGGAACTCCGGACGAGATCCTCAACGCGGACCGCAAGGAGTTCAGCGAGCAAGGTCTCTCCGTCAGCATTTCCCAGGTCGAGGAACGCGACCTCCATGGATTCGCGGCACGTCGCGAGGAGTTGGAAACCGCGCTGAGGGAGCTTTTCATCCACCAGAAATACGATCTCGCCGTCCTCGCGGTGACGGACGTGGCGCTGCACCACAGCATGATCCTCGCCATCGGCCAGGAATCCGCCGTTTCCAAGCTGCCTTTCGAACGCATGGACGAGACACTTTTCCACGCGCCGGGTGTTGTCAGCCGCAAGCGCCAGATTTTCCCGGCGGTATGCGAGGCGATCCAGCTTTCCAGGTAG